A part of Aricia agestis chromosome 13, ilAriAges1.1, whole genome shotgun sequence genomic DNA contains:
- the LOC121733079 gene encoding cysteine-rich with EGF-like domain protein 2, with the protein MARIFITIFVYIFCLCPLNLGKESDKTTREDCSKCRSLSNSFNHWLEKTSRGKHEGGDAAWEESKLKNYARSEMRLVEIQEKLCSDLKSKPQDHCYAFAEETESLVEKWWHEESPSIDLFTWLCINELKYCCPKNFFGDQCQPCPVNDRNEICNSHGKCDGEGTRSGNGSCICKNGYDGDACDKCKTNYFYNEVAKTCDPCHKSCDGCHGGGAADCAECADGWRSESGTCVDVNECLIFAPACQKNEYCKNTEGSFLCKACHKSCETCKGAGPGSCSSCFGNDLLWSSRCLDDDEQQNLINQTFVRIVCFCVVVTLSLMMFRKYVCVTSIFVLSTTVLYLYLEIQQEGSLLRPLWPLLQSLYDA; encoded by the coding sequence atggcaagaatttttattacaatttttgtgtacattttttgtttatgCCCATTGAATTTGGGCAAAGAAAGCGACAAGACTACTAGGGAAGACTGTTCAAAGTGTCGATCCTTATCTAATTCCTTCAATCATTGGCTCGAGAAAACCTCTCGCGGAAAACACGAAGGAGGCGATGCGGCATGGGAAGAATCTAAATTAAAAAACTATGCCCGAAGTGAGATGAGACTCGTCGAAATTCAGGAGAAGTTATGCTCTGATTTAAAATCTAAACCCCAAGACCACTGCTATGCGTTCGCAGAAGAAACCGAGTCCTTGGTAGAAAAGTGGTGGCATGAAGAAAGTCCCTCTATAGATTTATTTACATGGCTTTGTATCAATGAACTTAAGTATTGTTGCCCTAAAAATTTCTTCGGCGATCAGTGTCAACCTTGCCCGGTAAATGATAGAAATGAAATTTGTAATAGCCATGGTAAATGTGATGGAGAAGGAACTCGCAGCGGCAACGGCTCTTGCATTTGTAAAAACGGATACGATGGAGATGCTTGTGATAAATGTAAAACAAATTACTTTTACAACGAAGTTGCTAAAACATGTGATCCATGTCATAAATCTTGCGATGGATGTCACGGTGGTGGAGCAGCGGACTGTGCTGAATGTGCAGATGGATGGAGATCAGAGTCTGGAACCTGTGTAGATGTTAATGAATGTTTAATTTTTGCACCAGCGTGCCAAAAAAACGAGTACTGTAAGAATACAGAAGGCTCTTTTCTGTGTAAAGCGTGTCACAAGAGTTGTGAGACTTGTAAGGGTGCTGGACCTGGCAGTTGTAGTTCCTGCTTTGGTAATGACTTGCTTTGGTCTAGTAGATGTCTGGATGATGATGAACAGCAAAACTTAATCAACCAAACATTTGTCAGGATTGTTTGTTTTTGTGTTGTAGTAACATTAAGCTTAATGATGTTTAGAAAATATGTGTGTGTAACTTCAATATTTGTACTGAGTACTACAGTACTCTATTTATATCTTGAAATTCAACAAGAAGGAAGTCTTTTGAGGCCCTTATGGCCCTTGTTACAAAGTTTATATGACGcatag